Proteins encoded within one genomic window of Triticum aestivum cultivar Chinese Spring chromosome 2D, IWGSC CS RefSeq v2.1, whole genome shotgun sequence:
- the LOC123053367 gene encoding glycolipid transfer protein 3: MMVERERDEGEAMAVNRPRQEGEGAEAAAAPAPGPAGTGEKVEGQRDDGERDDGEERKEKSEEEDEAEEKKDKVELEEWSEIRLAIAELSPISRRGGKLCTSPPTLPFLGLSHLLLQLLDKIGPTMAVLRLDVQRNIERLQELYLQDPSKYSTLTAMVEKEADDGTVRKADSCARAILWLTRSMDFTVALLQRLEKEEEEEEEEGSDQQSLAQLVEDAYKVSLKPWHGWISSAACKIALKLIPERAIFVGWLMGENQSYSLLKVEIEKLVQLLQPFLDDIHAMLAKFKLDRLKST; the protein is encoded by the exons ATGATggtggagagggagagagatgagggagaagcaatgGCCGTGAACAGGCCACGGCAGGAAGGAGAAGGAGCAGAAGCCGCAGCGGCACCGGCACCGGGACCAGCAGGCACAGGGGAGAAGGTTGAGGGGCAGAGGGATGACGGAGAAAGAGACGACGGCGAGGAGCGGAAGGAGAagagcgaggaggaagacgaggcggaggaaaagaaagacaaggtggagcTGGAAGAGTGGTCCGAGATAAGGCTGGCCATCGCGGAGCTGTCCCCGATCAGCCGGCGCGGCGGCAAGCTGTGCACCTCGCCTCCCACGCTGCCCTTCCTCGGCCTctcccacctcctcctccagcTCCTCG ATAAGATTGGTCCGACAATGGCAGTGCTGCGGCTCGACGTCCAACGGAACATCGAG AGGCTGCAGGAGCTATACTTGCAGGACCCATCTAAATACTCCACTCTGACGGCGATGGTCGAGAAAGAGGCCGACGACGGCACCGTGAGGAAGGCCGATAGCTGTGCAAGAGCTATTCTATGGCTCACTAG ATCCATGGATTTCACTGTTGCACTGTTACAGAgactggagaaggaggaggaggaggaggaggaggagggttctGATCAGCAGAGCCTTGCACAGCTCGTAGAAGATGCGTACAAGGTCTCTCTCAAGCCATGGCATGGCTGGATTTCTTCCGCGGCATGCAAG ATCGCGTTGAAGCTCATCCCTGAGAGGGCGATCTTCGTCGGCTGGCTCATGGGGGAAAACCAGAGTTACAGTCTCCTCAAGGTCGAGATCGAGAAGCTCGTCCAGCTGCTCCAGCCCTTTCTCGACGACATCCATGCCATGCTG GCCAAGTTCAAACTGGACAGGCTGAAGTCGACCTGA